CCAACAATGCCGCCAGCCACATGATCCTTGAAGCTCAGTCGCTCGAAGATCAACTGAACACCCTGGAGAGAGAGGATCAGATCGAGCGCCTCCTCGAAGATCTCAAGAGCCGCCAGCCCAGACTGACGTGATGGCGGGTGTCTTGAAGGTAGGGTTGCTATTTCACAGCGTATTTACTTCGCCATAGAGTGAACCCGTTTTGGTACAAGTTATCCACTGTTATTGATCGGGTTAGGTGACTTAGGTCTTGATTGGCGCGGGTTTCGAAGGCATACTCCAGAGAGAGTTCGCAGGATGAACTTGTAAGACGGTGCCAACTGAGACACCACTGTGACCCGATATAGCCGTCAAGACGTAATCCGGATCCTTCACTTGCAGGCACGCCAGCTGACGGCGTGGGAGCGAGCGGGGCTGATCTCTCCCCGCGAAGACTACTCTTTTGAAGCGTTGGGCCAACTGCGAAGGCTGCGCGATCTGCAGGCGACGACGAAGATCTCTGCGAAAAATATACGAGCGTCGGTAGATGCTATGCAGCGGCTGGGGGGAGTGCGAAACCCGCTGCTGGAGGCGAGCTTTGTGCGTCGTGGATCGCGGTTGAGCTTCCGGCATGGCGGTGCGCTGATGGATCCGGTGACACAGCAGCTTGCCTTTGATTTCGAAACTGCACCGGCACGTCAGCTTCGCGTTGTGGGCAGCGGAGACGCTGTTCTGCGGCAGGCGGCAGAGGTGCAGGAGATGTTTTTGCGGGCCGTGCAGCTGGAGGAAAATCCGGCTACGATCCCGGAGGCTGCCGAGATCTACGCGGCGATTCTGACGATGCGTCCACAGCATGCACCGGCGTTGATCAATCTCGGGACGATCCACTACAATCTGCGCCGATTTGAAGAAGCGGAAGGGCTCTATCGACAGGCGACGCTGGCCGACCCCGAGTACGCGCTCGCGTTCTTTGACCTGGGCAATGTGCTGGACGAGATGCAGCGGCTGGCTGAGGCGACGACTGCCTATCAGAAGGCGGTTGCGTTGGTTCCCCAGTATGCGGATGCACACTACAATCTTGCGTTGGCGTATGAGCGGCAGGGCCAGCGTCGACGGGCGTTGCGGCACTGGCTGGCGTATGTGCGGCTTGACCCAGTTGGGCCGTGGGCAAACCATGCCAAAGAGCAGGCTAGGAAGATTTTGAATACCGAGAAGCTCTCGATCGTCAGCCGGCGTGGACGTCTGGTGAAGGTCGCTGGATAGCGGTCTTG
This Tunturibacter gelidoferens DNA region includes the following protein-coding sequences:
- a CDS encoding tetratricopeptide repeat protein, with the protein product MQARQLTAWERAGLISPREDYSFEALGQLRRLRDLQATTKISAKNIRASVDAMQRLGGVRNPLLEASFVRRGSRLSFRHGGALMDPVTQQLAFDFETAPARQLRVVGSGDAVLRQAAEVQEMFLRAVQLEENPATIPEAAEIYAAILTMRPQHAPALINLGTIHYNLRRFEEAEGLYRQATLADPEYALAFFDLGNVLDEMQRLAEATTAYQKAVALVPQYADAHYNLALAYERQGQRRRALRHWLAYVRLDPVGPWANHAKEQARKILNTEKLSIVSRRGRLVKVAG